A window of the Pogona vitticeps strain Pit_001003342236 chromosome 4, PviZW2.1, whole genome shotgun sequence genome harbors these coding sequences:
- the LOC110079872 gene encoding chemokine-like protein TAFA-5, with translation MLAGWRELSTGISAIFCCFLFFWLLYSHPPKEGKELEVGTCEITALDRDMSQPKRTIARQTARCACRRGQVAGTTKAKPACVDAQIIINKQWCGMEPCDDGEQCMLLINRSGWSCTKQLGRIKTVTVS, from the exons ATGCTGGCCGGATGGAGAGAGCTGTCTACAGGGATAAGTgctatattttgttgcttcctcttcttctggctCCTGTACTCTCATCCACCCAAGGAAG GAAAAGAATTGGAGGTGGGAACGTGTGAAATCACAGCCCTGGACAGAGATATGAGCCAGCCTAAGAGGACGATTGCCAGGCAGACTGCTCGGTGTGCCTGTAGGAGGGGCCAAGTCGCTGGGACCACAAAAgcaaagcctgcctgtgtggatG CCCAGATCATTATCAACAAACAGTGGTGTGGCATGGAGCCCTGTGATGATGGGGAACAGTGCATGTTGTTAATAAATCGGTCAGGGTGGAGCTGCACTAAGCAACTGGGACGAATAAAAACTGTCACG GTCTCCTGA